One window of Gammaproteobacteria bacterium genomic DNA carries:
- a CDS encoding EAL domain-containing protein encodes MIRLKLRSSIVLAVIGGLLIPAVVGIWLTLSQQEAALIRQLSSDHERLAESLALGMREPLWNFDADTGNSLIESALEDERVIGVVVRDEKENVFLLQQHPERRLGHQLKIDRDIFRDNKVVGHVSVEIDTGQLDAAIVSNRQIFLATVLGQLLLSLFLILVVFQVRLLAPIRRLMQESGRLARRELMEPFVWYRNDELGMLGDSLERTRQSLQTLFNELETNNRALESLTAEQQSIFENAGVGIAFLKQRRIVRCNQTFAAMFGYRTEQLVGASTQMLYQSEVQYEVIGAEVYAAVERGGSHVVDEELRRRDRTFFWTTSTLTAVDCADMSKGVIWAVQDVDQRKRAESALREREARIHRLIESNIIGVFFFDLGGLISDANDAFLQLLRYSRDDLLAQKIHWSALTPPEYRAADEFGIQETLRTGSCTPYEKEYICEDGTRVPVLMGMALLEGSRKQAVAFVLDLTERKHAEERIRYLAQHDALTGLPNRLLFRDRVSQAIVQARRAGRAVAVMFVDLDRFKDINDSLGHPVGDRLLRITARRLQRCLRQGDSVARLGGDEFVISLPDLVNDDDVVLIAGKILESLRRPFLVDKQELHVTGSIGISLYPNDGEDVEALMRAADTAMYHAKEHGRNNYQFFTPRLNEAAQRRLIIANRLYHALDRHELFLHFQPQVDLRSGRIFAAEALLRWRQPDDEVISTSEFVKIAEESGLILAIGAWVLREACLQLKRWHDAGFPDLCISVNLSPHQFRHADLSDLTARILDETGVPPSSLNLEITEGVLMMQSPENIATLQQLAAMGVRLSVDDFGTGYSSLSYLQRFPIHALKIDQSFVDGIGQDSNDTAIVTTVIAMADSLRLNVVAEGVQTVEQAVFLRSHGCSAAQGFYFSQAVSADDFSELLRLTDTSDLWTLIRGPAGRPLVAGQ; translated from the coding sequence GTGATACGTCTCAAGCTGCGTTCGTCCATCGTCCTCGCCGTTATCGGCGGACTGTTGATTCCCGCTGTCGTCGGCATCTGGCTGACATTAAGTCAGCAGGAAGCGGCACTCATTCGCCAGTTATCGTCCGACCACGAGCGCTTGGCCGAGAGCCTGGCGCTCGGCATGCGCGAGCCGTTGTGGAATTTCGATGCCGATACGGGTAATTCGTTGATCGAATCGGCGTTGGAGGACGAGCGTGTGATCGGCGTCGTCGTGCGCGACGAGAAAGAAAACGTATTCCTGCTGCAACAGCATCCCGAGCGGCGGCTGGGACACCAGCTCAAAATCGATCGCGATATCTTTCGCGATAATAAAGTGGTCGGGCACGTGTCGGTCGAGATCGACACCGGCCAACTCGATGCCGCGATCGTCAGCAACCGGCAAATATTTTTGGCGACCGTGCTCGGCCAATTATTGCTGAGCTTGTTTCTAATCCTAGTCGTGTTCCAGGTACGCTTGCTCGCGCCGATCCGGCGGTTGATGCAGGAGTCCGGACGCTTGGCGCGACGTGAGCTGATGGAGCCGTTTGTTTGGTACCGTAACGACGAGCTCGGCATGCTCGGCGACAGTCTCGAGCGTACGCGCCAGTCGTTACAGACATTGTTCAATGAGCTCGAAACGAATAACCGTGCCCTCGAATCGCTAACCGCGGAACAACAAAGCATTTTCGAAAACGCCGGCGTCGGTATCGCTTTCCTCAAGCAGCGCCGGATCGTTCGTTGCAATCAAACCTTCGCCGCCATGTTCGGTTACCGAACCGAGCAGCTCGTCGGCGCGTCGACGCAAATGTTGTATCAGTCGGAAGTACAGTACGAGGTGATCGGTGCTGAAGTTTATGCCGCTGTCGAGCGCGGCGGCTCGCACGTGGTGGACGAGGAGTTGCGCCGGCGCGATCGCACTTTTTTTTGGACCACCAGTACGTTAACCGCGGTCGATTGCGCCGATATGTCGAAGGGTGTGATTTGGGCGGTGCAAGACGTCGATCAGCGTAAGCGCGCCGAATCGGCGCTGCGCGAGCGTGAGGCGCGCATCCACCGCTTAATCGAATCCAACATCATCGGCGTATTTTTCTTCGATCTCGGCGGACTGATCTCGGACGCCAATGATGCGTTTCTGCAGTTGCTGCGCTACAGCCGCGACGATCTGTTGGCGCAGAAGATCCATTGGTCGGCGTTGACGCCGCCGGAGTATCGCGCGGCCGACGAGTTCGGCATCCAGGAGACGTTGCGCACCGGCAGCTGTACGCCGTACGAAAAGGAATATATCTGTGAGGACGGTACGCGCGTGCCGGTGTTGATGGGTATGGCGCTGCTCGAAGGGTCGAGAAAACAGGCGGTAGCGTTTGTGCTCGATCTCACCGAGCGCAAGCACGCCGAGGAGCGTATTCGTTATCTGGCGCAGCACGATGCGCTGACCGGTTTGCCCAATCGCTTATTGTTCCGCGATCGCGTCAGTCAGGCGATCGTGCAGGCGCGACGCGCGGGGCGCGCGGTCGCGGTGATGTTCGTCGATCTCGATCGTTTCAAAGACATCAACGATTCGCTCGGTCACCCGGTCGGCGACCGGTTATTGCGCATTACCGCGCGGCGTTTACAACGTTGTTTGCGCCAGGGCGACAGCGTCGCCCGCCTCGGCGGCGATGAGTTCGTCATCAGCTTGCCCGACCTCGTCAATGACGACGACGTGGTGTTGATTGCCGGCAAGATTTTGGAATCTTTGCGCCGACCGTTCCTGGTCGACAAGCAAGAGCTACACGTGACCGGCAGTATCGGTATCAGTCTTTATCCGAACGACGGCGAGGACGTGGAGGCGTTGATGCGCGCCGCCGATACCGCCATGTACCACGCCAAGGAACACGGCCGAAATAATTACCAATTCTTCACGCCGCGCCTGAACGAAGCGGCGCAGCGCCGGCTCATCATCGCCAACCGGTTGTATCACGCGCTCGACCGCCATGAACTTTTTCTGCACTTTCAGCCGCAGGTGGATCTGCGCAGCGGCCGCATTTTCGCCGCCGAAGCGTTGCTGCGCTGGCGTCAACCCGATGACGAGGTCATTAGCACTAGCGAGTTCGTCAAGATCGCCGAAGAGAGCGGCTTGATCCTGGCGATAGGGGCGTGGGTGTTGCGCGAGGCGTGTCTGCAGCTCAAGCGTTGGCACGATGCCGGCTTCCCGGATCTTTGTATTTCGGTCAATCTGTCGCCGCACCAGTTCCGCCATGCCGATCTGTCGGATCTGACGGCGCGTATCCTCGACGAGACTGGTGTGCCGCCGTCGTCGTTGAATCTGGAGATTACCGAGGGCGTATTGATGATGCAGAGCCCGGAGAACATTGCGACGTTGCAACAACTCGCGGCGATGGGTGTGCGGCTGTCGGTCGACGACTTCGGTACGGGTTATTCGAGCTTGAGCTATCTGCAGCGTTTCCCGATTCATGCGCTCAAGATCGACCAGTCGTTCGTCGATGGCATCGGTCAGGACAGTAACGACACCGCCATCGTCACTACCGTAATTGCCATGGCCGATAGTTTACGGTTGAACGTGGTCGCCGAGGGCGTACAGACGGTGGAGCAGGCGGTGTTCCTGCGGTCGCACGGTTGCTCGGCGGCGCAGGGCTTTTACTTTTCGCAGGCGGTTTCGGCCGACGACTTTAGCGAATTGTTACGGCTTACCGATACCTCGGACCTTTGGACGCTTATCCGTGGGCCCGCCGGGCGTCCGTTGGTTGCCGGTCAGTGA
- a CDS encoding transporter substrate-binding domain-containing protein produces MHTRGWIVLCGTLLLWLTTTAAAQTVRLVTLEWPPYVGKTLPHEGGSAAVVRAAFKEVGVDVSIEFMPWTRALKTGSYGKGYAGYFPAYRGDERSKVSLISEPIGSSPLGMARRADRSITWRNLDELGSFRLGVVSGYINTAEFDRRVSEGLLQTDIAPSDESNLKKLIVGRIDLAVIDRNVFDYLLRTQPTLTTHREELLFDGPLLEDKPLFVYFQRNADGERLRQLFHQGLTRINANKVFYSAVAEIH; encoded by the coding sequence ATGCACACAAGAGGGTGGATTGTTTTATGCGGCACGTTGTTGCTTTGGCTAACGACGACAGCAGCGGCACAAACCGTGCGGTTAGTAACGCTGGAATGGCCGCCGTATGTGGGGAAAACGCTGCCGCATGAGGGAGGATCCGCGGCGGTCGTACGAGCGGCGTTCAAAGAGGTCGGTGTCGACGTTAGCATCGAATTCATGCCGTGGACCCGCGCGCTCAAGACCGGCAGCTACGGCAAGGGTTATGCCGGTTACTTTCCGGCCTACCGCGGTGATGAACGCTCTAAAGTGTCGTTGATCTCCGAACCCATCGGTTCCAGCCCGCTCGGCATGGCGCGACGTGCGGATCGATCGATCACCTGGCGTAACCTCGATGAGCTCGGTTCGTTTCGGTTAGGTGTGGTCTCGGGCTATATCAACACCGCCGAGTTCGATCGGCGCGTCAGCGAAGGATTGCTGCAAACCGATATCGCGCCATCGGACGAAAGCAATTTGAAAAAGCTAATCGTCGGCCGCATCGATCTGGCAGTAATCGATCGCAATGTGTTCGATTATTTGCTCCGCACCCAACCGACACTGACGACGCACCGCGAGGAGCTGTTGTTCGACGGGCCGCTGTTGGAAGACAAGCCGCTGTTCGTCTACTTCCAGCGCAACGCCGACGGCGAACGGCTGCGCCAGCTATTTCACCAAGGACTGACGCGCATCAACGCGAATAAAGTGTTCTACAGTGCCGTTGCCGAGATTCACTGA
- a CDS encoding argininosuccinate synthase translates to MAQKIKKVVLAYSGGLDTSVILKWLQEKYDCEIVTFTADIGQGEELEPARAKAQKMGVKQIFIDDLKEEFVRDFVFPMFRANTIYEGEYLLGTSIARPLIAKRQIEIAKKVGADAVAHGATGKGNDQVRFELGYYALKPDIKVIAPWREWDLSSREKLIGYAEKHRIPVDFKKKGKKSPYSMDANLLHISYEGGELEDPWLEPEADMWRWSVSPEKAPNKATVIELTYKKGDIVAIDGKALSPATVLATLNKIGGANGIGRADIVENRYVGMKSRGAYETPGGTIMLKAHRAIESITLDREVAHLKDDLMARYASLIYNGYWFSPERQMLQEMIDASQATVNGVVRLKLYKGNVMVIGRKSDSDSLFDSTIATFEDDRGAYNQKDAEGFIRLNALRMRIAARRRKKK, encoded by the coding sequence ATGGCACAGAAGATAAAGAAAGTAGTATTGGCCTATTCCGGTGGCCTCGATACGTCGGTCATTCTCAAATGGCTGCAAGAGAAGTACGACTGCGAAATCGTCACCTTCACCGCCGACATCGGCCAGGGCGAAGAGCTCGAGCCGGCGCGCGCCAAGGCGCAGAAGATGGGCGTGAAGCAGATTTTCATCGACGATCTCAAAGAAGAATTTGTGCGCGACTTCGTATTCCCGATGTTCCGCGCCAACACGATTTATGAAGGCGAGTATTTGCTCGGCACCTCGATCGCGCGGCCGCTGATCGCCAAGCGCCAGATCGAAATCGCCAAGAAGGTCGGCGCCGACGCCGTCGCTCATGGCGCCACCGGCAAGGGCAACGACCAAGTGCGTTTCGAGCTCGGTTATTACGCGCTGAAGCCCGACATCAAAGTGATCGCGCCGTGGCGTGAATGGGACCTGAGCTCGCGCGAGAAGTTGATCGGCTACGCCGAAAAGCATCGCATCCCGGTCGACTTTAAAAAGAAGGGTAAAAAGTCGCCGTACTCGATGGACGCAAACTTGCTGCACATTTCCTATGAAGGCGGCGAGCTGGAAGATCCGTGGCTCGAGCCCGAAGCCGACATGTGGCGTTGGAGCGTGTCGCCGGAAAAGGCGCCGAACAAAGCGACCGTGATCGAGCTGACTTATAAGAAGGGCGACATCGTTGCCATCGACGGCAAAGCGTTGTCGCCGGCGACGGTATTAGCGACGCTGAACAAGATCGGCGGTGCCAACGGCATCGGCCGCGCCGACATCGTCGAGAATCGTTACGTCGGTATGAAGTCGCGTGGCGCCTACGAGACGCCGGGCGGCACGATTATGTTGAAGGCACACCGGGCGATCGAGTCGATCACGCTCGATCGCGAAGTGGCGCATCTCAAAGACGATTTGATGGCGCGCTATGCCAGCTTGATCTATAACGGCTACTGGTTCAGCCCCGAGCGGCAGATGTTGCAAGAGATGATCGATGCATCGCAGGCGACGGTAAACGGCGTTGTCCGTTTGAAGCTGTACAAAGGCAACGTCATGGTCATCGGCCGCAAATCCGACAGCGACAGCTTGTTCGATTCGACCATCGCCACCTTCGAGGACGACCGCGGTGCCTACAATCAGAAAGATGCCGAGGGATTCATTCGCCTGAACGCGTTGCGCATGCGCATTGCGGCGCGGCGGCGGAAGAAGAAGTAG
- a CDS encoding DMT family transporter, with translation MANSNSAKPAKVHSLALPALLLGATAIGMAPIFVRLSEVGPVATAFYRLLLALPLLGLWWAWERRAQPTPRPKLDRQTRRWLIAAGVCFAGDLGVWHWSLMLTSVANATLLTNLAPVFVAAISLWFFRERVSGRLLLALIVALAGAALLMGQSLAFDRTRLLGDALGLCTAVFYAGYIVSVVRLRSSVSTATVMFVSGLITAAVLLPFALASGEDIWPELWQGWAVLLGLAIVSHVGGQGLIAWALAHLSAAFGSVSLLWQPVAATLFAWLVLRESIGVLQALGGVLVLAGIFLARRAELQRRMS, from the coding sequence ATGGCAAATTCGAATTCTGCAAAGCCCGCTAAGGTTCACTCGCTTGCTTTGCCCGCGCTATTGCTCGGCGCCACCGCCATCGGCATGGCGCCGATTTTTGTGCGGCTGAGCGAAGTTGGGCCGGTTGCTACCGCGTTTTACCGGTTGTTACTGGCGTTGCCGTTGCTCGGGTTGTGGTGGGCATGGGAACGGCGCGCCCAGCCGACGCCGCGGCCGAAGTTGGATCGACAGACGCGGCGTTGGCTTATTGCCGCCGGCGTGTGTTTTGCCGGCGATCTCGGTGTATGGCATTGGTCGCTCATGTTGACCAGCGTTGCCAACGCTACGTTGCTCACCAATCTTGCACCGGTATTCGTTGCTGCCATTAGCCTGTGGTTTTTTCGCGAGCGCGTTAGCGGTCGATTGCTGTTGGCGCTGATCGTGGCGTTGGCGGGAGCAGCGCTGTTGATGGGGCAGAGCTTGGCGTTCGATCGGACGCGGTTGCTCGGCGATGCATTGGGATTGTGCACGGCGGTTTTTTACGCCGGTTACATCGTATCGGTTGTCCGGCTGCGCAGTAGCGTATCGACCGCCACGGTCATGTTCGTCAGTGGTTTAATAACAGCAGCGGTGTTGTTGCCGTTCGCGCTCGCCTCCGGCGAGGATATATGGCCGGAGCTGTGGCAGGGTTGGGCGGTGTTGCTTGGGCTCGCCATCGTCTCGCATGTCGGCGGGCAAGGTTTGATTGCTTGGGCGTTGGCGCACTTGTCGGCCGCATTCGGCTCGGTCAGCCTATTGTGGCAGCCGGTCGCGGCAACTTTGTTCGCCTGGCTGGTGTTGCGCGAATCGATCGGTGTTCTGCAGGCATTGGGTGGTGTACTGGTGCTGGCCGGTATTTTTTTAGCACGTAGGGCGGAATTACAGAGGAGGATGTCATGA
- a CDS encoding pyrimidine/purine nucleoside phosphorylase, which produces MSFQNVEVKKKANVYHGGHVTSRTIVTSTGEKKTLGIMLPGSYRFNTDAAERMDVTQGHCRVKLAGEQGWCDYRAGQHFDVPANSYFEIEVIELFDYICHFL; this is translated from the coding sequence ATGAGTTTTCAAAACGTTGAAGTTAAAAAGAAGGCGAACGTTTACCATGGTGGGCACGTGACCAGCCGCACTATTGTCACATCGACCGGCGAGAAGAAGACGCTGGGCATCATGTTGCCCGGCAGCTACCGGTTCAACACCGATGCCGCCGAGCGCATGGACGTTACCCAGGGCCACTGCCGTGTCAAGCTCGCCGGCGAGCAGGGCTGGTGCGATTATCGGGCGGGGCAGCACTTCGATGTCCCGGCGAATTCATATTTCGAGATCGAGGTGATCGAGTTGTTCGACTACATTTGTCACTTCCTGTAG
- a CDS encoding RND transporter gives MLAWLDHIPLLPLAIAAALLGLAPSITEPHLWQKLEWFMAGRPLSSLEVADVVMHASLPVLLMLKLVRRYLMGRGSGVG, from the coding sequence ATGCTTGCTTGGCTTGATCACATTCCGCTATTACCGCTGGCGATCGCTGCCGCTTTACTCGGTTTGGCGCCGTCGATAACGGAGCCACATTTGTGGCAGAAACTCGAATGGTTTATGGCGGGGAGGCCGTTGTCGTCGTTGGAGGTTGCCGACGTTGTCATGCATGCGAGCTTGCCGGTGTTGTTGATGTTGAAACTTGTGCGGCGTTATTTGATGGGTCGGGGGAGTGGGGTGGGTTAG
- a CDS encoding TIGR04283 family arsenosugar biosynthesis glycosyltransferase: MTTPTHTNREPSLAVIVPVLHEPDIGAQLNRTCAQSANEIIVVHAGDTATTEQLHNWQQTNANTAPRIRILQAPRGRALQMNAGAAATQADVLLFLHADTILPDAALAQVRAAIVDGAIWGRFDVRLSGTHLGFRWIERCMNSRSAWTGIVTGDQALFVRRDAFVMLGGFAPIALMEDIELSARLKGIDWPYRLRSPVVTSSRRWQQNGILRTVLKMWALRALYACGVSPARLAQWYK, encoded by the coding sequence ATGACAACGCCCACACACACCAACCGCGAACCATCGCTAGCTGTCATCGTACCCGTGCTCCATGAGCCCGATATCGGCGCACAACTCAACCGCACATGTGCCCAATCCGCCAACGAGATAATCGTTGTTCATGCCGGCGATACCGCAACCACGGAGCAATTGCATAACTGGCAACAAACCAATGCCAACACCGCACCGCGTATCCGCATCCTGCAAGCGCCGCGCGGTCGAGCACTGCAAATGAATGCGGGTGCCGCGGCCACGCAGGCCGACGTGCTGCTGTTTCTGCATGCGGATACGATCCTGCCGGACGCCGCGCTGGCACAGGTAAGAGCGGCGATTGTCGACGGCGCGATTTGGGGGCGGTTCGATGTGCGGTTATCGGGTACGCATCTCGGCTTTCGATGGATCGAACGCTGCATGAATAGTCGTTCGGCTTGGACCGGCATCGTCACCGGCGATCAAGCGTTGTTCGTGCGCCGGGATGCGTTCGTCATGCTCGGCGGGTTTGCGCCCATCGCGCTTATGGAGGACATCGAGCTGTCGGCGCGGCTCAAGGGGATCGATTGGCCTTATCGATTGCGCTCGCCGGTTGTGACCTCCAGTCGCCGTTGGCAGCAAAACGGTATCCTCCGTACCGTGTTGAAAATGTGGGCACTGCGAGCGTTGTACGCGTGTGGCGTGTCGCCGGCTCGTTTAGCGCAGTGGTATAAGTAG
- a CDS encoding TIGR04282 family arsenosugar biosynthesis glycosyltransferase: MPQPALFIFAKQPIAGRVKTRLQPDFTPAQAAEIAAVLICETVTLAVRNWPGSVYLCGAPDSEHPLFATLADQFSVKLLDQGDGDLGARMQRALANGIAIHGAAAVIGSDVPHCPWTILDDANDLMARGHNVLGPAADGGYYFIGLTRPGRELFTDMAWGAGSVLAETLRRATAASIDFKLLPSLRDIDTAADLWLVARQFAPLHRFLD, from the coding sequence ATGCCACAGCCGGCGCTTTTTATCTTTGCCAAGCAACCGATCGCCGGGCGCGTTAAGACACGCCTGCAGCCGGATTTCACGCCGGCACAGGCGGCGGAGATCGCCGCCGTATTGATTTGCGAAACCGTTACGCTGGCAGTACGGAATTGGCCGGGCTCGGTCTACTTGTGCGGTGCGCCGGATTCTGAGCATCCGTTATTCGCGACGCTGGCGGATCAATTCAGTGTGAAATTGCTCGATCAAGGCGATGGCGATCTCGGTGCGCGCATGCAGCGGGCGTTGGCAAACGGCATTGCCATACATGGCGCCGCTGCGGTAATTGGCAGCGATGTACCGCATTGCCCGTGGACGATTTTGGACGATGCCAATGACCTGATGGCGCGCGGGCACAACGTACTCGGGCCGGCCGCGGACGGCGGCTACTACTTCATCGGTCTGACTCGGCCCGGTCGCGAGCTGTTCACCGATATGGCGTGGGGCGCCGGTAGTGTGTTGGCAGAAACGTTGCGCCGCGCGACGGCGGCAAGCATCGATTTCAAGTTATTGCCGTCGTTGCGCGATATCGATACCGCTGCCGATCTTTGGTTGGTGGCGAGGCAGTTTGCACCACTGCATCGTTTCCTCGATTAA
- a CDS encoding TetR/AcrR family transcriptional regulator has product MASNDRRQRDYARLHTKILNAARALFIEHGYDAVTMRAIAKEIEYSPTTIYLHFKDKEHLIQELCAADFLTLAKVFQRIARIADPIERLRQVCVAYVDFGRRYPNHYRLMFMTPCPPMESDPAGVRRGNPDEDAYAFLKNTIADGVRAKRYRAGFKDVDLIAQTLWAAGHGVVALEITKAKDHWLDWRPLKKRVALMIDVMLQGLTKT; this is encoded by the coding sequence GTGGCTAGCAACGATCGGCGGCAACGCGACTACGCGCGATTGCATACGAAAATTCTGAACGCTGCCCGCGCGTTGTTCATCGAGCACGGCTATGACGCTGTAACGATGCGAGCGATCGCCAAGGAAATCGAATACTCGCCGACGACGATTTATCTGCACTTCAAAGATAAAGAACATCTCATTCAGGAATTGTGCGCCGCCGATTTTCTAACGTTGGCGAAAGTTTTTCAGCGTATTGCGCGTATCGCCGATCCGATCGAGCGGCTGCGCCAAGTTTGCGTAGCGTATGTCGACTTTGGTCGGCGTTATCCCAACCACTATCGCCTTATGTTCATGACACCGTGTCCGCCGATGGAATCCGACCCGGCGGGTGTCCGCCGCGGTAATCCGGACGAAGACGCCTACGCCTTTCTCAAGAACACGATTGCCGACGGCGTTCGCGCTAAACGCTATCGCGCCGGCTTCAAAGATGTCGATCTCATCGCTCAAACCTTGTGGGCGGCGGGTCACGGTGTTGTCGCGTTGGAAATAACGAAAGCCAAAGATCATTGGTTGGATTGGCGCCCGCTGAAGAAGCGCGTGGCGTTGATGATCGATGTGATGTTGCAGGGATTGACGAAAACGTAA
- a CDS encoding MMPL family transporter, translating to MNEVFANWVIRRRAWILAGTVLLVLLAAFGLRRLEFSNDYRVYFDETNPQLQAFEALQDMYSKTDNIQIAVAPKNGKVFTAKTLASVRWLTQQAWRLPYAVRVDSITNFQHTEAHGDDLVVRDLVVDPETLTPAQLEHIKRLALAEPLLAKRLLSAAADVTAVNVVIGLPGKKLDEVPYVMTALHQLVDQLRARDADINVYVSGAVPIDNAFSEQSLKDLRTLTPIMYGVILIVTFFILRSLAGVLAAIFIISFSTVLALGATGWFGIQLSPPSAGAPTVILTLAVAHCIHILMAVVHGMRHGLSKNAAIVESLRLNIYPISIAALTDVIGFLTMNYSDVPPFRDLGNIVTFGVVAAYALSIVFLPALLAILPLKVQRREDDAVTTMDRLCEFVIRRRRPLLVGMSLLVLGLVAMIPRNELNDNFVKYFDHSVEFRRDSDFIDGKLAGLDAMLYSVPAGGSGAVSDPTYLAKLEEFAAWYRTQPNVMHVTSIVDVMKRLNRNMHGDDPTWYRLPDSRQLAAQYLLLYEMSLPFGLDLNNQINVDKSASLMIVIMKSSTSKQILGLEARAQQWLAAHAPPTMKTTGTGPSVMFAYIGQRNISSMINGNIVALILISAVLMLVLRNIRVGLLSLIPNLAPAAMAFGVWGIFVGQVGLALAVVSVMTYGIVVDDTIHSMTKYMELRRQGMSPENAVRHIFSTIGSAAWAMSVILVLGFSVLAFSSFELNSSMGIMTALTIALALAGDFFLLPPLLMKFDRREYVASPVTAIAEPRRV from the coding sequence ATGAACGAAGTTTTTGCGAATTGGGTTATTCGCCGGCGCGCTTGGATATTGGCCGGAACGGTGTTGCTGGTATTGCTGGCGGCGTTCGGGCTGCGCCGGCTCGAATTCAGCAACGACTACCGTGTGTACTTCGATGAGACCAATCCGCAGCTGCAGGCATTCGAAGCGCTGCAGGATATGTACAGCAAGACCGACAACATCCAGATCGCCGTTGCGCCGAAGAACGGCAAGGTATTTACCGCCAAAACGCTAGCGAGCGTGCGTTGGTTGACGCAACAGGCATGGCGCTTGCCGTACGCCGTGCGGGTCGATTCGATTACCAACTTTCAACACACCGAGGCGCACGGCGACGACCTGGTCGTACGCGACCTGGTCGTCGATCCAGAAACGTTGACCCCGGCGCAACTCGAACACATCAAGCGTCTCGCCTTGGCTGAACCGCTGCTGGCGAAACGGTTGTTGTCGGCCGCTGCCGACGTCACCGCCGTCAATGTGGTTATCGGGTTGCCCGGCAAAAAGCTGGACGAAGTGCCGTATGTCATGACGGCGTTGCACCAGCTGGTCGATCAGTTGCGTGCCCGCGATGCCGACATTAACGTTTACGTAAGCGGTGCGGTACCGATCGACAACGCCTTCAGCGAGCAGTCCCTCAAGGATCTGCGCACGCTCACGCCGATCATGTACGGCGTCATTCTCATCGTAACGTTCTTCATCTTGCGTTCATTGGCCGGTGTATTGGCGGCGATATTCATCATCAGCTTTTCCACCGTCCTCGCCCTGGGTGCGACTGGGTGGTTCGGTATTCAGCTAAGTCCGCCGTCCGCCGGTGCACCGACAGTGATCCTGACGCTGGCGGTTGCCCACTGCATCCACATCTTGATGGCGGTGGTGCACGGCATGCGTCATGGTCTCAGCAAGAACGCTGCGATTGTCGAGAGCTTGCGACTGAATATTTATCCGATCAGCATCGCCGCGCTGACGGACGTCATCGGCTTTTTGACGATGAACTACAGCGACGTGCCGCCGTTCCGCGATCTCGGCAACATCGTTACCTTCGGTGTGGTCGCGGCCTACGCGTTGTCGATCGTGTTTCTGCCGGCGCTATTGGCGATATTGCCGCTCAAGGTACAGCGCCGCGAGGACGATGCGGTCACGACCATGGATCGTTTGTGCGAGTTCGTGATTCGCCGGCGGCGGCCGTTGTTGGTAGGGATGAGCTTGCTGGTGCTTGGCTTGGTGGCGATGATCCCGCGCAACGAACTGAACGACAATTTCGTCAAATATTTCGACCACAGTGTCGAATTCCGGCGCGACAGCGATTTCATCGACGGCAAGCTCGCCGGGCTCGATGCCATGCTGTACTCGGTCCCCGCCGGCGGCAGCGGCGCCGTCAGCGATCCGACTTACCTCGCCAAGCTCGAAGAGTTCGCCGCTTGGTACCGCACCCAGCCGAATGTAATGCATGTGACCAGCATCGTCGACGTCATGAAGCGCCTCAACCGCAACATGCACGGCGACGATCCGACGTGGTATCGCTTGCCGGATTCGCGCCAGCTGGCGGCGCAGTATCTGTTGCTCTATGAAATGTCGCTGCCGTTCGGACTCGATCTCAATAATCAGATTAACGTCGATAAATCGGCGAGCCTCATGATCGTGATTATGAAGAGTTCGACGTCCAAGCAGATCTTGGGACTCGAAGCGCGCGCCCAACAATGGTTGGCGGCGCACGCGCCGCCAACTATGAAGACGACTGGCACTGGGCCGAGCGTCATGTTCGCCTACATCGGCCAGCGCAATATCTCCAGCATGATCAACGGCAACATCGTCGCGTTGATACTGATTTCGGCGGTATTGATGTTGGTGTTACGCAATATACGGGTGGGACTGTTAAGCCTGATTCCGAATCTGGCACCGGCCGCCATGGCGTTTGGCGTCTGGGGCATCTTCGTCGGCCAAGTTGGGTTGGCGTTGGCGGTGGTGTCGGTTATGACTTACGGCATCGTCGTCGACGACACTATTCACAGCATGACCAAGTATATGGAGTTGCGTCGGCAGGGCATGAGCCCGGAGAACGCGGTGCGTCATATCTTTTCGACCATCGGTTCGGCGGCGTGGGCCATGAGCGTGATTCTGGTGCTCGGTTTCTCGGTGTTGGCATTCTCGTCGTTCGAGCTGAACTCGAGCATGGGCATCATGACGGCGTTGACGATTGCGCTGGCGCTCGCTGGGGATTTCTTTTTGTTGCCACCATTACTCATGAAATTTGATCGGAGGGAGTATGTTGCGTCGCCTGTTACTGCTATTGCTGAGCCTCGGCGCGTGTAG